Proteins encoded within one genomic window of Clupea harengus chromosome 10, Ch_v2.0.2, whole genome shotgun sequence:
- the crb1 gene encoding protein crumbs homolog 1, with translation MDIAALLLIKINSPSWFLLGLVVIAWIKSVSPLQTSPVCRSKPCQNGGSCQEAPSEYLCQCPSTVPTPPSLRCQEEHKPCLPWTCQGNTTCQPKSVVSQGLSCRCEAGTAGHSCQSRVQLCAQVYCGEEEEGTQCRLLSSPSAQQGYSCVCQPGFTGPQCETHMDQCTPNPCRNRAICRSRGDGPTCFCVPGFQGALCEIEVNECISQPCQNGATCMNKIGRYLCLCRPGFTGASCELQIDECQSEPCLNGGRCHDYVDGFSCMCTAGFQGDRCEVDVDECRDQPCQHGARCIDDINSFSCDCSQTGFTGPLCEVPVPPCLSGPCLNGAVCEENGRDYTCKCWPGFEGPRCEVNVSVCDSNPCLNGGHCLEVFWEALYSTEPDFPETDNPPHTAGYVCRCPPGLQGVLCQEDVNECVDSPCKNGGVCENTLGGYTCACPHQAPDGLHYGGKNCTVALVGCEGHECQNNATCLPFLSEGRHGYDCLCLDGFTGSRCQTSTTFSFERRGHLLLQTPLLDAEAASNITLSFRTVLPDAVLFQRGSGGPLLSLEVRGGRLHLSLHGASQQGQQNVQLGALELPQNVTDGQWHSVQALLGEGLLVLTLLDTGCESGGPMCEGMTQVDSGPLGSALQHTLIGAAFEGWLAGQSFIGCLGDLFVDSQLMVPEEWLSSSAVNITPGCSHRNRCQDGPCENRGQCVNLWQAYQCRCQRPYEGQNCSEEYLTARFGHEDAQSYAVFSLEQDPTEPDSLSVSLFVRTRRPSGLLLVLSNGTGQYLRVWLEQGLVHAQTHQLEEVQGTSALDDGTVHLLSVSVEGGQLRLAQSGRAEGAVAMETRPVRVQAGDVVHVGGLEEPRGTATFGGYFKGCVQDLRLGGLPLQFFALELDDPVSSLTPQKMSHVIQGCAGDDTCAKTPCLNGGMCYSVWDDFSCTCPPNTAGQRCEEVKWCELSPCPPDAVCRTLTHGYECMANMTFQGNSAILYRGSGRIESSLTSIAFSLRTRQGDAAILHAERGPEFVTVWLQDGLLVLQLLSGNASSSSSSSSPSLSSLSSSSSSSVASGTLSLRSSIPVNDGTWHSVEFFMVAPWADTSPWTLLLDNREELSSTSDAKVGNLDFLRDGVDVQLGGLGPEGGGLSLAGCLSTVEVGSVALPFYGADEVTLPRLQHERFDLVGLTGAVPMSGCWGEPMCQPEPCLNGGSCHDLFNAYGCNCPPGWAGRRCELNEDTCASAPCIHGNCTVKGLEYKCTCQVGYTGTNCETEMDVCEGSACANGATCLHGINKYACLCPENYTGPYCEDKIAEVPWYIVVRKIRPKLPVSICGDELRNYTCFNGGNCSEQDLSCDCRSGFIGHRCEQELDECKSNPCLNGGYCRNMLNKFQCVCEMSYGGERCQIDLSEESLTSDLLLSASLVAVALLVALSASVTALVVALSRRATRGTYSPSRQEKEGPRVELWSIVQPPPAERLI, from the exons ATGGATATTGCTGCATTGCTGTTAATCAAGATTAATTCACCTTCTTGGTTTCTACTGGGTTTAGTAGTGATCGCATGGATAAAAA GTGTGTCTCCACTGCAAACCAGTCCTGTGTGCCGGTCAAAGCCATGCCAAAATGGGGGCTCGTGCCAGGAGGCTCCCTCAGAATACCTATGTCAGTGCCCATCTACTGTGCCCACTCCCCCGAGCCTGAGATGCCAGGAAGAGCACAAGCCATGCCTACCTTGGACCTGCCAGGGTAACACCACATGCCAGCCCAAGTCTGTGGTCTCCCAGGGGCTGTCTTGTCGCTGTGAGGCGGGCACTGCTGGGCACTCGTGCCAGTCCAGGGTCCAGCTCTGTGCCCAGGTATActgtggtgaggaggaggagggtaccCAGTGTCGTCTATTGTCTAGCCCCAGTGCACAGCAGggttacagctgtgtgtgtcagccggGCTTCACAGGGCCTCAGTGTGAGACCCACATGGATCAGTGCACCCCGAACCCCTGCCGCAACCGGGCTATCTGTCGGAGCCGCGGGGACGGGCCCACTTGCTTCTGCGTGCCAGGCTTCCAGGGGGCGCTGTGTGAGATTGAGGTGAACGAATGCATCTCCCAGCCCTGCCAGAATGGAGCCACCTGCATGAACAAGATTGGCAGGtacctgtgtctgtgcaggcCTGGCTTCACAG GTGCCAGCTGTGAGCTCCAAATTGATGAGTGTCAGTCAGAGCCCTGCCTCAATGGGGGACGTTGCCATGACTATGTTGATGGCTTCTCCTGCATGTGCACGGCTGGTTTTCAGGGTGACCGGTGCGAAGTGGATGTTGACGAATGTAGAGACCAACCATGCCAACATGGGGCGCGGTGCATTGATGACATAAATAG TTTCAGCTGCGACTGCTCTCAGACTGGATTCACGGGCCCCCTTTGTGAAGTTCCAGTACCACCATGCTTGTCTGGTCCATGCCTCAATGGTGCAGTATGTGAGGAGAATGGCAGGGACTACACCTGCAAATGCTGGCCAG GTTTTGAAGGGCCGCGCTGTgaagtgaatgtgagtgtgtgtgacagtaaccCATGCCTGAACGGTGGCCACTGCCTTGAGGTGTTCTGGGAGGCCCTCTACAGCACAGAGCCAGACTTCCCTGAGACTGACAACCCTCCCCACACTGCAGGATACGTATGCAGATGCCCACCTGGACTTCAAG GTGTCCTTTGTCAGGAGGATGTGAATGAGTGCGTTGACTCACCTTGTAAGAACGGCGGTGTCTGTGAGAACACCCTGGGCGGCTACACCTGCGCGTGCCCGCATCAGGCCCCGGATGGGCTCCACTACGGCGGGAAGAACTGCACAGTGGCACTGGTGGGCTGTGAGGGGCACGAGTGCCAGAACAACGCCACCTGCCTGCCCTTCCTGAGCGAGGGCCGCCACGGCTATGACTGCCTTTGCCTGGACGGCTTCACGGGCTCGCGCTGCCAGACCTCCACCACCTTCTCCTTTGAGCGCCGCGGCCACCTTCTCCTCCAGACGCCGCTGCTGGACGCCGAGGCGGCCTCCAACATCACGCTGAGCTTCCGCACCGTGCTGCCTGACGCGGTGCTCTTCCAGCGGGGCAGTGGTGGGCCCCTGCTCAGCCTGGAGGTCCGGGGTGGCCGCCTGCACCTCAGCCTTCACGGGGCCTCCCAGCAGGGGCAGCAAAATGTGCAGCTCGGAGCCCTGGAGCTGCCACAGAACGTGACAGACGGCCAGTGGCACAGCGTGCAGGCGCTGCTAGGCGAGGGACTCCTGGTGCTGACCCTGCTGGACACGGGCTGTGAGAGTGGGGGCCCCATGTGCGAGGGCATGACCCAGGTGGACAGTGGGCCCCTGGGGTCCGCCCTTCAGCACACGCTCATTGGTGCTGCGTTTgagggctggctggctggccagAGCTTCATCGGCTGCCTGGGGGACCTGTTTGTGGACTCGCAGCTGATGGTACCCGAGGAATGGCTGAGCAGTTCGGCGGTCAACATCACGCCAGGCTGCAGCCACCGCAACCGCTGCCAGGATGGGCCTTGTGAGAACCGGGGGCAGTGTGTGAACCTGTGGCAGGCCTACCAGTGCCGCTGCCAGAGGCCGTACGAGGGGCAAAACTGCTCTGAAG AGTACCTCACTGCCCGCTTTGGGCACGAGGATGCACAGAGCTATGCCGTCTTCTCTCTGGAGCAGGACCCCACGGAGCCGGACTCGCTGTCCGTGTCGCTGTTCGTGCGGACGCGGCGTCCCTCGGGCCTCCTGCTGGTCTTGTCCAACGGGACAGGCCAGTACCTCCGTGTGTGGCTCGAGCAGGGCCTGGTCCACGCGCAGACGCACCAGCTGGAGGAGGTGCAGGGGACGAGCGCGCTGGACGACGGCACAGTCCACCTGCTGAGCGTCAGCGTGGAGGGGGGGCAGCTGCGCCTCGCCCAGTCGGGGCGGGCCGAGGGGGCGGTCGCCATGGAGACGCGCCCCGTGAGGGTACAGGCGGGGGATGTGGTGCACGTGGGCGGGCTGGAGGAGCCACGGGGCACGGCCACGTTCGGGGGCTACTTCAAGGGGTGTGTGCAGGATCTGAGGCTGGGGGGGCTGCCTCTGCAGTTCTTCGCGCTGGAGTTGGATGATCCGGTCAGCTCGCTGACCCCCCAGAAGATGAGTCATGTCATCCAGGGTTGTGCTGGAGACGACACCTGTGCT aAAACCCCCTGTCTGAATGGGGGGATGTGCTACTCTGTGTGGGATGACTTCTCGTGCACATGTCCGCCCAACACGGCAGGGCAGCGGTGTGAGGAGGTGAAGTGGTGTGAGCTGTCGCCCTGCCCTCCAGACGCCGTCTGCCGCACCCTCACTCACGGCTATGAGT gTATGGCCAACATGACTTTCCAGGGTAACTCAGCCATATTGTACAGAGGCAGTGGGAGGATTGAGAGCAGTCTGACCAGCATCGCCTTCAGCTTGCGGACTCGTCAGGGAGACGCCGCCATCCTGCACGCTGAGCGAGGCCCGGAGTTTGTCACCGTGTGGCTGCAGGACGGGCTTCTGGTGCTGCAGCTGCTGAGCGGCaacgcctcctcctcttcatcctcatcatcacctTCATTATCATCTTTATCATCTTCGTCCTCGTCCTCCGTGGCATCTGGAACCCTTTCCCTGCGCAGCTCCATCCCGGTGAACGACGGCACCTGGCACAGCGTGGAGTTCTTCATGGTGGCACCGTGGGCCGACACCTCGCCCTGGACGTTGCTTCTAGACAACCGCGAGGAGCTGTCCTCCACGTCTGACGCCAAGGTGGGCAACCTGGACTTCCTGCGTGACGGCGTGGACGTGCAGCTGGGTGGTCTGGGTCCCGAGGGTGGGGGCTTGAGCCTGGCGGGTTGCCTGAGCACGGTGGAGGTGGGCAGCGTGGCGCTGCCCTTCTACGGGGCCGACGAGGTGACGCTGCCGCGCTTGCAGCACGAACGCTTCGACCTGGTGGGTCTGACGGGGGCGGTGCCCATGTCTGGCTGCTGGGGTGAGCCCATGTGCCAGCCCGAGCCGTGCCTGAACGGCGGGAGCTGTCACGACCTATTTAACGCGTACGGTTGCAACTGCCCCCCCGGCTGGGCCGGCCGCCGCTGTGAGCTCAACGAGGACACCTGCGCCTCGGCGCCCTGCATCCACGGCAACTGCACCGTCAAGGGGCTGGAGTACAAGTGCACGTGCCAGGTGGGCTACACAGGCACCAACTGCGAGACAGAGATGGATGTGTGCGAGGGGAGTGCCTGTGCAAACGGCGCCACCTGCCTGCACGGCATCAACAAGTACGCCTGCCTGTGTCCCGAGAACTACACGGGGCCCTACTGCGA AGACAAGATTGCGGAGGTTCCATGGTACATAGTCGTCAGGAAAAT ACGACCCAAGCTCCCGGTGTCCATCTGTGGGGATGAGCTGCGGAACTACACGTGCTTCAACGGGGGCAACTGCTCCGAGCAGGACCTGAGCTGCGACTGCCGGTCAGGATTCATCGGACACCG GTGCGAGCAGGAGCTGGACGAGTGCAAGTCCAATCCGTGCCTGAATGGCGGCTACTGCCGGAACATGCTGAACAAGTTCCAGTGCGTGTGCGAGATGAGCTACGGTGGCGAGCGCTGCCAGATCGAC